Proteins found in one Thalassomonas actiniarum genomic segment:
- the ftsL gene encoding cell division protein FtsL yields the protein MAKAGNVLIFDIWQDIRRHLVIYLLLLLVVVSAFSVIYFTHLNRQTTSELELLLTDRDELDIEWRNLLLEQNALAEHSRIETQAQKLLEMSRPDAESEVVIHLP from the coding sequence ATGGCCAAGGCGGGTAATGTGCTTATTTTTGATATCTGGCAGGATATCAGGCGGCACTTAGTGATTTATTTGCTGTTGTTGTTGGTGGTAGTTTCGGCGTTTTCGGTGATTTATTTTACCCATTTAAATCGCCAGACCACAAGCGAGCTTGAACTCTTGCTGACCGACCGGGATGAATTGGATATCGAATGGCGCAACCTGTTGCTCGAGCAAAATGCACTGGCGGAGCACAGCCGAATTGAAACTCAGGCACAAAAGTTACTGGAGATGAGCCGGCCGGATGCCGAAAGCGAAGTGGTTATCCACTTGCCTTGA
- the rsmH gene encoding 16S rRNA (cytosine(1402)-N(4))-methyltransferase RsmH yields the protein MDNTHISVLLEEAVSGLEINPDGCYIDCTFGRGGHSGLILSKLSEKGRLIAIDRDVTAIAAAEKFADDARFTIEHEGFAALEEIAQKHDLIGKVDGVLLDLGVSSPQLDDAERGFSFMQDGPLDMRMDTTRGKTAAQWLAQADVEDISWVLKTFGEEKHAWRIANAIVDSREENPLTRTGQLAKLIKTTAPQREIKKHPATRSFQAIRMYINSELDQIEQALNASLSVLTQGGRLVVISFHSLEDRLVKQFMKKHSQGKKVPRGLPVSEEELQKGKKLALVGRKLKPSKQEVEDNVRSRSSVMRVAQRLADQ from the coding sequence ATGGATAATACACATATTTCAGTGCTGTTAGAAGAAGCGGTCTCCGGTTTGGAAATAAACCCGGACGGTTGTTATATCGATTGTACTTTTGGCCGCGGCGGCCATTCGGGATTGATCCTTTCCAAGCTTTCAGAGAAAGGGCGCCTAATCGCCATCGACCGGGATGTAACCGCGATCGCGGCGGCGGAAAAGTTTGCCGACGATGCCCGCTTTACCATAGAGCATGAAGGTTTTGCGGCACTGGAAGAGATAGCCCAGAAGCATGATTTGATCGGGAAAGTAGACGGTGTTTTGCTTGACCTTGGCGTGTCTTCACCTCAGCTCGATGATGCCGAACGCGGTTTTAGCTTTATGCAGGACGGTCCGCTGGATATGCGTATGGACACTACCCGCGGAAAAACGGCGGCGCAGTGGCTGGCACAAGCCGATGTGGAAGATATCAGCTGGGTGTTAAAAACTTTTGGTGAAGAAAAACATGCCTGGCGTATCGCCAATGCCATAGTGGACAGCCGGGAAGAAAACCCCCTGACCCGTACCGGGCAGCTGGCGAAATTGATCAAAACCACGGCGCCGCAGCGGGAAATTAAAAAACATCCGGCAACCCGGAGTTTTCAGGCGATCCGCATGTATATCAACAGCGAATTGGATCAAATTGAGCAGGCGCTCAATGCTTCTTTATCAGTTTTGACCCAGGGCGGTCGCTTAGTAGTGATCAGTTTTCACTCCCTTGAGGATCGGCTGGTAAAACAGTTTATGAAAAAACATTCTCAGGGCAAAAAAGTACCGCGTGGTTTACCTGTCAGTGAAGAAGAATTGCAAAAGGGCAAAAAGCTGGCCCTGGTGGGACGCAAGTTAAAGCCGAGCAAGCAGGAAGTAGAGGATAATGTCCGCTCAAGAAGCTCAGTGATGCGGGTTGCGCAGAGGTTAGCGGATCAGTAA
- the mraZ gene encoding division/cell wall cluster transcriptional repressor MraZ, with amino-acid sequence MFRGASAITLDTKNRITMPTRYREELIADCDGQMICTVDIQHPCLLLYPLPEWEEIELKLCELSSMNPQERLLQQVLLGNASDCSLDKNGRILINGPLRQHANLDKNIMLVGQLKKFEIWSEAAWQEQMQQGISQIQSGEIELTERLMDLSL; translated from the coding sequence ATGTTCAGAGGCGCCAGCGCAATTACGCTAGATACTAAAAATCGCATCACGATGCCAACCAGGTATCGCGAGGAGCTTATTGCCGATTGCGATGGCCAGATGATCTGCACCGTGGACATACAACACCCTTGTTTATTGCTTTATCCTCTGCCCGAATGGGAAGAAATAGAACTCAAATTATGCGAGCTGTCCAGCATGAATCCGCAAGAGCGGCTGCTACAGCAAGTGTTATTAGGCAATGCCTCAGACTGCAGCCTGGATAAAAACGGCCGGATTTTGATCAATGGCCCGCTGCGCCAGCATGCCAATTTAGATAAAAATATCATGTTGGTGGGACAGCTGAAAAAATTTGAGATTTGGAGCGAAGCGGCCTGGCAAGAGCAGATGCAACAAGGCATCAGCCAGATCCAGTCCGGCGAGATTGAATTAACGGAAAGATTGATGGATCTTTCCCTCTAA
- a CDS encoding ABC transporter ATP-binding protein — translation MSEILNLQQVAVNFDGKSILSDISLRLDRGEILGLLGPSGCGKTTLLNTLAGFVTMAGGEIRIDGNMQISPKHHIAPEHRHIGMIFQDYALFPHLTVAQNIAFGITKLSKSEQKQRISELLELLKLTEHGERYPHQLSGGQQQRVAIARALAPQPKLLLLDEPFSNIDARLRNELMLEIRLLLKKLQMTAIFVTHNKDEVFTFADKVAVMHEGKLLQLGKPAEVCQQPNCYQVADFLQLGSWIPYALSGNELTTAIGKLTDTSGAMANGENRLLLMKPQDVEICEGETEGHNVIVNHISVTEQGYHYHLASSKAPAQLAFDHLSLYSPRILALGQNLKVQIKPHELLVFTKDRH, via the coding sequence GTGAGTGAGATATTAAATTTACAGCAAGTGGCGGTGAACTTTGACGGTAAAAGTATTTTATCCGATATCAGTTTACGGCTCGACCGCGGGGAAATCCTGGGGTTGTTAGGTCCCAGCGGCTGCGGTAAAACCACCTTGCTTAATACCCTGGCAGGTTTTGTCACTATGGCGGGGGGAGAAATCCGCATTGACGGCAATATGCAGATCAGCCCTAAGCATCACATTGCCCCGGAGCACAGGCACATTGGCATGATCTTCCAGGATTATGCCTTATTCCCGCACCTGACGGTGGCTCAAAATATTGCTTTTGGTATTACTAAATTAAGCAAAAGTGAGCAAAAGCAAAGGATCAGTGAGCTGCTGGAGCTGCTGAAGTTAACGGAGCATGGCGAGCGTTATCCGCACCAGTTATCCGGCGGACAGCAGCAAAGGGTGGCGATTGCCCGGGCACTGGCGCCGCAGCCTAAGTTGTTACTGCTGGACGAGCCGTTTTCCAATATCGATGCCAGGTTACGCAATGAATTGATGCTGGAAATTCGCCTGCTGTTGAAAAAACTGCAAATGACGGCCATTTTTGTCACCCATAACAAGGATGAAGTGTTTACCTTTGCCGATAAGGTGGCGGTCATGCACGAAGGGAAGTTGTTGCAGCTTGGCAAACCCGCCGAGGTATGCCAGCAACCTAATTGCTACCAGGTGGCGGATTTCTTACAGTTAGGCAGCTGGATCCCGTATGCCTTATCCGGCAACGAACTCACCACAGCCATAGGCAAACTGACGGATACTTCAGGCGCCATGGCAAATGGTGAAAACCGGTTGTTATTAATGAAACCCCAGGATGTGGAAATCTGTGAAGGAGAGACAGAAGGCCACAATGTCATCGTCAACCATATCAGTGTAACCGAGCAGGGCTATCACTACCATCTGGCCAGCAGCAAGGCTCCGGCGCAGCTGGCCTTTGACCACTTAAGCTTATATTCACCCCGGATACTGGCGTTAGGGCAAAACCTCAAGGTGCAAATAAAGCCCCATGAGCTTTTGGTGTTTACAAAAGATCGCCACTAA
- a CDS encoding ABC transporter permease, whose protein sequence is MISGNNSKTWLTTTWLSALALLAPVLVMLLAGIGAPADLFVHLWQTVLPDYIINTLLLGALVVLLSLCFGVPAAIIIAQTNVLGKKYLRWLLLLPLAMPAYLVAYLYTDLFDYAGPVQRFLRASFGWSSPADYWFFDLRTLPGAAVILSLVLFPYVYMLARTAFEQQDQNLLRAGRLLGLSTRQSFFKIALPLARPAIAVAASLVLMETLADFATVQYFAVNTLTTAIYDTWLGYGDLTSANALASVLMLFILFTVVAEQKSRAGQRHQSNRPNKQTEVMVLTPWQQAGAGIFCWFLVLAGFVLPLGLLLQMAYEYSGAEQLSQLMVTGKNSLEVAVYAATLTVLLALLFGLYRRLHRDKFAHVPQVISGFGYAIPGTVIAMAMLATFGPLDHWINDLAEMFGWQSPGLVLSGSIFVIVFAFIVRFAAIANGTIASGIGQIPHSLDLAPASLGVGLNKMLLKVHLPLLKPSLLVAWLLVFVEAMKELPAVLLLRPFNFETLSTQVYQLISDEMLEQGALGAILIVLFGLLPIIWLNRTKPS, encoded by the coding sequence GTGATTTCGGGCAATAACAGTAAAACCTGGTTAACCACAACCTGGTTGTCGGCACTGGCGCTTTTGGCGCCGGTGCTGGTGATGTTGCTGGCGGGCATAGGTGCGCCGGCAGATCTTTTTGTTCATTTGTGGCAAACGGTATTACCTGACTATATCATCAATACCTTGCTGCTCGGCGCCCTGGTGGTGCTGCTTTCCCTGTGTTTTGGCGTACCGGCGGCGATCATTATCGCCCAGACCAATGTCCTGGGAAAAAAATACCTGCGCTGGCTGCTGTTATTACCTCTGGCCATGCCCGCCTACCTGGTGGCCTATCTTTATACCGACTTGTTTGATTATGCCGGACCGGTGCAGCGCTTTTTAAGGGCCAGTTTTGGCTGGAGTAGCCCGGCGGATTATTGGTTTTTTGATCTGCGTACCTTACCCGGTGCGGCGGTGATCCTCTCCCTGGTATTATTTCCTTATGTTTATATGCTGGCACGCACCGCGTTTGAACAGCAAGATCAGAATTTATTGCGCGCCGGCCGCCTGCTGGGACTTTCTACCCGGCAGAGTTTTTTTAAAATAGCCCTGCCGCTGGCTCGGCCTGCGATTGCCGTGGCCGCCAGTTTAGTTTTGATGGAAACCCTGGCGGACTTTGCCACGGTACAGTATTTTGCCGTCAATACCCTGACCACGGCCATTTATGATACCTGGCTCGGTTACGGGGATTTAACCTCTGCCAATGCCCTGGCCAGTGTGCTGATGCTGTTTATTCTCTTTACTGTGGTGGCCGAGCAAAAGAGCCGTGCCGGTCAGCGCCATCAGAGCAACCGCCCCAATAAACAAACCGAAGTGATGGTGTTAACTCCCTGGCAGCAAGCCGGCGCCGGAATTTTTTGCTGGTTTTTGGTGCTGGCGGGTTTTGTCTTGCCCTTGGGTTTATTGCTGCAGATGGCATATGAATACAGTGGCGCCGAGCAGTTATCGCAATTGATGGTGACCGGTAAAAACAGTTTGGAAGTGGCGGTATATGCCGCTACCCTGACGGTGCTGCTGGCCTTATTGTTTGGCTTATACCGCCGCCTGCACCGGGATAAGTTTGCCCATGTGCCGCAGGTGATTTCCGGTTTTGGCTATGCCATTCCCGGTACCGTGATCGCCATGGCGATGCTGGCAACTTTCGGGCCGCTGGATCACTGGATTAACGACCTGGCGGAAATGTTTGGTTGGCAAAGTCCGGGGCTGGTGCTTTCCGGCTCTATTTTTGTCATCGTTTTTGCCTTTATTGTCCGCTTTGCCGCCATCGCCAACGGCACTATCGCCAGCGGTATCGGGCAAATTCCCCATTCCCTGGATCTGGCCCCTGCCAGCCTGGGGGTCGGTTTGAACAAGATGTTGCTTAAGGTGCATTTACCCTTGCTGAAACCTTCGTTGTTGGTGGCCTGGCTGTTGGTGTTTGTCGAAGCCATGAAAGAATTGCCCGCGGTATTGCTGCTCAGGCCCTTTAACTTTGAAACCCTGAGCACCCAGGTATACCAGCTTATTTCGGATGAAATGTTAGAGCAGGGGGCTTTAGGGGCAATATTAATCGTGTTATTCGGTTTATTGCCGATCATCTGGCTGAACCGGACCAAACCGAGCTAA